From the genome of Clostridium sp. BNL1100, one region includes:
- the nudC gene encoding NAD(+) diphosphatase, with amino-acid sequence MRTQNIYKNYEPAVTDVNKDFKCGYWFVFCSNKLLISNEESGAKIPVYSELAGLSQVLTAPLYLGKFYGQPAYCIAITDNTRAPSGMSFLDLRSTFGVLDEDSFLLASKAVQVIAWEQTHRFCGKCGSLTQDLTGERAKVCPECGFISYPRICPAVITTVFKGNKILLAHARSFKGDIHSLIAGFVEAGETLEEAVEREIMEEIGIKVKNVEYWGSQPWPYPNSLMLGFTAEYESGEINVDGVEISHAEWYDVENLPELPPKVSIARKIIDWYSQGRP; translated from the coding sequence ATGCGTACACAGAATATATACAAAAATTATGAACCTGCCGTGACCGATGTTAATAAAGATTTCAAATGCGGCTACTGGTTTGTTTTTTGTTCAAATAAACTCTTGATTTCAAATGAAGAAAGTGGTGCAAAAATTCCGGTTTACAGTGAATTAGCGGGACTTAGCCAAGTATTAACTGCCCCGTTGTATCTGGGGAAATTTTACGGTCAGCCTGCATATTGTATCGCTATTACCGACAACACACGAGCTCCGTCGGGAATGTCTTTTTTAGATTTGAGGTCAACCTTCGGAGTACTGGATGAAGACTCTTTTTTGCTGGCAAGTAAGGCTGTACAAGTAATTGCTTGGGAGCAAACCCACCGTTTCTGCGGGAAATGCGGTTCTTTAACACAAGACCTCACTGGCGAACGTGCAAAGGTTTGCCCTGAATGTGGTTTTATAAGTTATCCCAGAATTTGTCCAGCAGTAATTACCACAGTTTTTAAGGGAAATAAGATATTGCTGGCTCACGCACGTTCCTTCAAAGGTGACATACACAGCCTGATAGCCGGTTTCGTGGAGGCCGGTGAAACACTGGAGGAAGCTGTTGAAAGAGAGATAATGGAGGAAATCGGTATAAAGGTTAAAAATGTAGAGTATTGGGGCAGCCAGCCATGGCCTTACCCAAACTCACTAATGCTTGGTTTTACAGCAGAATATGAAAGCGGAGAAATAAATGTGGACGGGGTTGAAATATCCCATGCTGAATGGTACGACGTTGAAAACCTTCCGGAACTGCCGCCCAAGGTCAGTATTGCCAGAAAGATAATAGATTGGTACTCACAAGGGCGTCCCTGA
- a CDS encoding glycosyltransferase family 39 protein yields MKKTKIKDIIFYIIVFGAIGLLAAVALIAAFKSGPSALKLPLIAGIVYFIGAGVGLFAIYRLNILTKINKAVFVISLAMAAVVPRLIWNWYIQTQPFSDFLHLYNYGVNASQGDFKGFADFYAVFPFKIGFGMVLAGLFSIFGSGLWTIKIFNILLSLALVFIIYAGGKMLYGERAGRVASLLCALWPAQIMYTSVIASEHVFLVLFTGAVLLTLYFIKKYTYKNHGFWNGNLMLLGAGFITALAQLIRPMAMIMLPVFAVFILLYKRYRADNFTSLVLGIKSIVLFIAVYFAVVNLINLPIQKATGVDITKSDSGFNLMIGTNSKANGMFNNEDFSLIEKNNFDFEKVQKEAKDIAFSRIKNDPVGFAKLALRKFEIQWGNENYGYYWSTISSQGSKAENALKSHPRIFYAVSQVFYILIILMAVCTCFYTLKEKRYDSLIILMIFGGLLLSYTFLEVQSRYHMPVIPLLIVFGTGFLEAGKRYEI; encoded by the coding sequence TTGAAAAAAACAAAAATCAAGGACATAATATTTTATATTATAGTATTTGGTGCTATTGGACTTCTGGCAGCAGTAGCTTTGATTGCTGCTTTTAAATCAGGGCCCTCTGCGCTGAAACTGCCTTTAATCGCTGGGATTGTATATTTTATAGGTGCAGGTGTGGGCTTATTCGCAATATATAGGCTGAATATTCTGACAAAGATAAATAAGGCAGTTTTCGTAATCTCGCTGGCCATGGCTGCTGTAGTGCCTCGTTTGATATGGAATTGGTATATTCAGACTCAGCCTTTTTCAGACTTTTTGCACTTATATAACTATGGTGTTAATGCAAGTCAGGGAGATTTCAAAGGATTTGCAGATTTCTATGCAGTATTTCCTTTTAAAATCGGTTTTGGAATGGTATTGGCCGGACTTTTTTCAATTTTCGGTTCAGGTTTATGGACAATAAAAATCTTTAATATTCTACTTTCATTGGCACTTGTATTTATTATCTATGCGGGGGGTAAAATGCTTTACGGTGAGAGGGCGGGAAGAGTGGCTTCATTGTTGTGTGCCTTGTGGCCTGCACAGATTATGTATACCTCTGTTATTGCCTCCGAGCATGTGTTTCTGGTGCTATTTACTGGTGCGGTATTGCTGACACTTTATTTTATTAAGAAATATACTTACAAAAATCATGGATTTTGGAATGGAAACCTTATGTTACTGGGAGCAGGCTTTATTACCGCTTTAGCTCAGCTAATAAGACCTATGGCAATGATTATGCTGCCTGTTTTTGCAGTGTTTATACTTCTGTATAAACGATACAGAGCTGATAACTTTACCAGTTTGGTATTGGGTATTAAGTCAATAGTGCTTTTTATAGCAGTATATTTTGCAGTTGTTAACCTTATAAACTTGCCAATACAGAAGGCAACAGGTGTTGACATTACTAAATCGGATTCAGGCTTTAATCTGATGATAGGTACAAATAGTAAAGCTAATGGAATGTTTAACAATGAAGATTTTTCATTAATCGAGAAGAATAATTTTGATTTTGAAAAAGTTCAGAAAGAAGCCAAGGACATAGCCTTTAGCAGAATAAAAAACGATCCCGTTGGTTTTGCAAAACTTGCACTTAGAAAATTTGAAATACAATGGGGAAATGAGAATTACGGGTATTACTGGAGTACAATATCATCACAGGGCTCCAAAGCTGAAAATGCGCTAAAGTCACATCCAAGGATATTCTATGCCGTGTCACAGGTATTTTATATTCTGATTATTCTTATGGCTGTTTGTACTTGCTTTTACACTTTGAAGGAGAAACGGTATGATTCCCTGATTATATTAATGATATTTGGAGGACTGCTGCTTTCATACACGTTTCTGGAAGTTCAGTCCAGATACCATATGCCGGTTATCCCGCTTCTGATAGTCTTTGGGACAGGTTTTCTTGAAGCAGGAAAGAGATATGAGATATAA
- a CDS encoding Hsp20/alpha crystallin family protein, whose product MFGIVPFRNNKVQERGSLLDIENMFNSFFNDSFLGFTGGTPIRADIKENEKEFIVEAEIPGVAKEDIKLDLRDDTLTIAVEQNQESKEERDNYIRKERRYGSFSRSFYVENVKNEDVSAKYENGILTIVLPKSETKKVNNRIEIQ is encoded by the coding sequence ATGTTTGGAATAGTACCATTCAGAAACAACAAAGTGCAGGAGAGAGGAAGCCTGTTGGATATTGAAAATATGTTCAATAGTTTTTTCAATGATTCCTTTTTAGGATTTACAGGAGGAACCCCAATAAGAGCAGATATCAAGGAAAACGAAAAGGAATTCATCGTAGAAGCGGAAATTCCGGGTGTTGCAAAAGAAGATATCAAGTTGGATTTAAGAGACGATACACTTACTATCGCAGTTGAACAGAATCAGGAGTCAAAGGAAGAGAGAGACAATTATATAAGAAAAGAAAGAAGATACGGCTCCTTCAGCAGAAGCTTCTATGTTGAAAATGTTAAAAATGAGGATGTTTCCGCAAAGTATGAAAATGGAATTCTCACAATTGTTCTTCCAAAAAGTGAAACCAAAAAGGTTAATAATAGGATAGAGATTCAATAA
- a CDS encoding O-antigen ligase family protein has translation MNKKTAVILLILGLLAGVCGAFAPTFLLVAFIAGVIFTAAMMFDYSKFLYVLGFYVLIDYVLRYVISSALLASFWDELLFVFALCLWLYKWVVYRKQDGYVATPLDIPLVFFVVISICLVLVNSPIMPIGIAGFRQVVQQMLWYFVVAQLVTSSKNIRWFLYIMVFIGGILGLHGIYQYVTHAEMPSYWVDRLESGITTRVFSIIGSPNILGSLMVLLIPVAISFVFSERKIFKKIVFAGITLAMSATLIFTSSRSAWIGFVVAMGVYFWLKDKRLILLLALLVVAAYFAVPTIAHRVNYLLSPQYMVSSAAGGRIARWSIGIAALKQHPWFGLGLGQFGGAVAQNFKIPGAFYVDSYFLKIAVEMGLVGFASFCILIYNALAWGIRAVKRTADRQSLSMAQGVFAGMVGVVVPNFVENVFEVPMMTAYFWMFAAVLIALGFTIPNQGLKRLNVGSIR, from the coding sequence ATGAATAAAAAAACTGCTGTAATATTATTGATATTGGGATTACTGGCAGGGGTGTGCGGAGCTTTTGCACCGACCTTTCTGCTGGTTGCATTTATTGCAGGCGTAATATTTACTGCTGCAATGATGTTTGATTATTCAAAATTCTTATATGTTCTGGGGTTTTATGTGTTAATTGACTACGTATTAAGGTATGTCATATCAAGTGCTTTGCTTGCAAGCTTCTGGGATGAACTGCTGTTTGTATTTGCACTGTGTCTGTGGCTGTACAAATGGGTGGTTTACCGTAAACAGGACGGCTATGTTGCAACACCTTTAGATATACCCCTTGTATTTTTCGTGGTAATCTCTATATGTTTAGTTCTGGTTAATTCACCTATAATGCCAATCGGTATTGCCGGCTTCAGACAAGTTGTACAGCAGATGCTTTGGTATTTCGTTGTTGCACAACTTGTAACCTCCAGTAAGAACATTAGATGGTTTCTGTACATTATGGTATTTATCGGTGGAATTCTGGGACTTCATGGAATCTACCAATATGTTACCCATGCAGAAATGCCCTCCTACTGGGTTGACAGGCTTGAATCCGGGATAACAACAAGAGTTTTCTCAATAATAGGAAGTCCTAATATTCTGGGAAGCCTTATGGTATTGCTGATACCCGTTGCAATTTCCTTTGTTTTCAGTGAAAGGAAAATTTTTAAGAAAATTGTATTTGCCGGAATAACCCTTGCAATGTCTGCAACTCTTATATTCACATCTTCAAGGTCTGCCTGGATTGGCTTTGTGGTAGCAATGGGCGTGTATTTCTGGCTTAAAGATAAGAGACTCATTTTATTGCTGGCTCTGCTGGTTGTTGCCGCATATTTTGCAGTACCTACCATTGCACACAGAGTAAACTATCTGTTAAGTCCTCAATACATGGTAAGCAGTGCAGCCGGAGGAAGAATCGCAAGATGGTCTATAGGTATTGCAGCACTAAAACAGCACCCTTGGTTCGGCCTTGGACTTGGACAATTCGGTGGCGCAGTTGCTCAGAACTTTAAGATACCGGGTGCATTCTACGTTGACAGTTATTTCTTAAAGATTGCTGTTGAAATGGGTCTTGTAGGCTTTGCATCATTCTGTATTCTAATATATAACGCTCTGGCATGGGGTATCCGTGCGGTTAAGAGAACAGCAGACCGACAAAGCCTCAGCATGGCGCAGGGTGTTTTTGCAGGAATGGTTGGCGTTGTGGTTCCTAACTTTGTTGAAAATGTGTTTGAGGTTCCAATGATGACAGCCTATTTCTGGATGTTTGCAGCCGTCCTTATAGCCCTTGGTTTTACCATACCTAATCAGGGGTTGAAACGCCTTAACGTGGGAAGTATAAGATAG